The sequence TAAATTTTTAACAACTATTTTTAAAATATCAGTCCCAACATGTGGTTTATAATCCCACAATATATTTGATGGAGCCCCGCACTCTACTAATGTTTCAAATACTTTATCCATATATTCACTTTTTATTCTAGTATTTAATTTTCCATCTGAGTAAGTTCCAGCTCCTCCTTCTCCAAATTGTATATTGGAGTTTGGATTAAGAAGAGAATTTCTTATAAAATTTTCAGTTGTAATATCTCTTTTATCTATTTCTTCTCCTCTTTCAAATATGATAGGAATAAAACCATATTCTGCAAGTCTAAGAGCAGCAAAGAGTCCAGCTGGACCAGAACCTATTATAGCAACCTCCTTATTAATAGAAAATATCGGTTTTCTTGCGATTTTTTCTACATCTTTTATCAAAGAAACATTTTTTAAAGATGTAATATCAATTCTTTTTTTTAATTCTACTTCTAAATTATATATTAGTTTAATATCAAATTTCTTTCTACTATCAATAGATCTTTTATTCCATATTATGCTTTTTATGTTATTTTTTTTTATTCCTCTTTTTTCCATCTCTTTTATTATTTCATTATCTTGGTCTTTTCCAAGAGAAATAATAATATTATTGAAACTTAATCTCAAATCTTCACCTCTATAAATTATTCAAGTAATATTTTTAATTTTGATTTATTAACTATGATTATAGCATAAAAAAAAGAAATACTAAAGAAAAAAACCTGTGAATCACAGGTTTTTTACAATTTATTTTACTTTTTCAGCTAAAAGTTTTCCAGTTTTGAATTTAATAGCTTTTTTTGGTTCTATTCTCATTAGTTCCTGTGTTTGAGGGTTTCTTACATCTCTTCCAGCTCTTTCAACTACTTCCCATTTTCCCCAACCCACGAAAGATACTTCTTCACCTTTTACTAAAGACTCTTCTACAGTTTCTAAAAAAAGGTTGATGTTTCTCTCAGCTTCTTTTTTGGATACTTTTCCTTTTTCAGCATACAATTCTACAAATTCTTTTTTAGTCATAATACATCCCTCCCTTATTTTCTAGCTTTTTCTTACTATTATATATACTATCTAAATGAGAATTTGTAAAGAGATTTTAAAAAATAATCTTAAATTTTTTTGAAGCTTCATCTACTTCGTTATCTGTTATACCTAAATATCTCTGTGTAATAGAAATAGACGAATGGTTAAGTAATCGTCTAACTAGCTCTATATTATGATTACTATTAATATATTGAAGATGTGCATATGTTTTCCTAAAGCTATGTGTTGAAATCATATTTATCCCAATTATTCCAGTAATTTTTTGTAAATATTTTTGTACCCATCGGACTTTTATAGAAAAGATTTGATCATTCTGTCCAATCTTATTAAAAGTACAGTAACTTTCAATTTTCTCCAATATTTCTTTATTAATTTTTCTATTTTGGAGCTTTCCAGTTTTCTGCTCTATTATTTTAAGATAATTTCCATCAAAGTTTTTTCTTTTTAAACTTAATACATCACCTATTCTTAATCCAGTATTTAATTGAATAAGAAAGATGAGATATACTTGATGGTTAGAACGAATAGAAATACTTTCTCCTAAATATCCATTTTTACAAAAAAAAAATTTTTTGTAATTCTCTAGTAGTCAATCTTCTAGTTGTCATAATCACCCTCCAATTTTTTCCCAAAAATATTTAGACAATCTCCATATAATTTTTTAGTAATGTTCTTTAAAATTTTATAAGTAGATTTAGCTATAGTTTGAGAGAATATTCTTAGGAATCAAACTTATAATCTATTGAAAAAGTAATTCGAGAGTCATTTTGCATAGAATTATTTTTTTTATAAGCATTTTTATTGACTTGATAGATCAAATCAAAAGAAAGAATTTTATATTCTATTCCAGCTCCAATTCCATAATAAATTCCACTTTGTTTTTTTTTATCTATATATTCTTCATCGTTAAATGTTCCTATAGCGTAACCTAGATTTATTTTTAAATATTTTGTATTTATTGAATTATCGGACATTTTATATTTTCCAGTAGCATAAATAGGGGTATGAGTCCAAATGTCCAAATTTTTATTTTCATATTTAGAATCATAATATTCATGATTTTTATAAGCAACTCCTATTCCA comes from Fusobacterium necrogenes and encodes:
- a CDS encoding HU family DNA-binding protein yields the protein MTKKEFVELYAEKGKVSKKEAERNINLFLETVEESLVKGEEVSFVGWGKWEVVERAGRDVRNPQTQELMRIEPKKAIKFKTGKLLAEKVK
- a CDS encoding tyrosine-type recombinase/integrase, giving the protein MSIRSNHQVYLIFLIQLNTGLRIGDVLSLKRKNFDGNYLKIIEQKTGKLQNRKINKEILEKIESYCTFNKIGQNDQIFSIKVRWVQKYLQKITGIIGINMISTHSFRKTYAHLQYINSNHNIELVRRLLNHSSISITQRYLGITDNEVDEASKKFKIIF